A region of Pseudobacteroides sp. DNA encodes the following proteins:
- a CDS encoding AraC family transcriptional regulator — MKNYTLIVKLFIALSLFIIIPVIIVATISNYTIMDYSEDEITKWGIDKLKVANSITGLLTDLVNKDAVRISMDSNLTNFYDYTKFQANSKNKEDLFIMYRIQSMLSGIVNINDRYHSVYLYLDNSNYVITSEKVCLKENFDDTEWIKSYMYSKYLKEPIAWLNPRLTSQRRSSNTVDGLDESKSSNSSNYVLSYIYPLTSYTTELSGAIVVNIYENQLSKLINSDNLNNEGYIGIINSKGDVVSDVDKTSVGSNISSKDYVASILTNKQQVGDLTTRINGKKHLITYTKADINDWIFVGTFSLDNLTNSFTSIRMLIIYICVALLVIGILLSYFISRRLYNPVKKLVNDIKSRKGIDIIGTENEVTLLSKAFDSLIKQEDHLFNTIEKNTRHLRENYLLGLLKGRSSESDEHQDMFYNQYFICAIISIDCFNEFAANFSSDQQYYLKTAILSISQDVISESIPCSGLVMEKDKIVLVINPDKSDYWNIIAVLKQCFGTIQKEISKVIDSSVTFSIGNIYSSLTDVKTSYFDAQNILKLRFMKGHGSIISNEDIYDGNSKYYYPFTFEKQIINFVDAGSKEALINSLNDFFNDIKENKKLTYDNVILIINQLLGSTIKYLLDLNISVSDIFGNDFNIYSQLTEIETLDDVSLWLAKIYLRIIEYCEKPKADSRTHINNILNYIHKNYKKDIDINMLADHVGLSYSHVRKIFNDETGENIVNYINNLRIEEAQRLLRQTDLNINEIALSLGYNNNQSFNRFFKKYVGITPGEYRNIKAKAI, encoded by the coding sequence GTGAAGAATTATACTTTGATAGTTAAGCTTTTTATAGCACTTTCACTTTTTATTATTATTCCGGTAATAATAGTTGCCACCATATCCAATTATACTATTATGGATTATTCAGAAGATGAAATCACAAAATGGGGTATAGATAAACTAAAAGTTGCAAACAGCATTACCGGCTTGTTAACTGATCTTGTAAATAAGGATGCTGTACGTATTTCCATGGATAGTAACCTTACAAATTTTTATGACTATACCAAGTTTCAAGCAAATTCAAAAAACAAAGAAGACTTATTCATTATGTATAGGATACAAAGCATGCTTTCCGGTATTGTCAACATAAATGACCGATATCACTCGGTGTATTTGTATTTGGATAATTCAAACTATGTAATTACAAGTGAAAAAGTATGCCTTAAGGAAAACTTTGATGACACAGAATGGATTAAATCTTATATGTACAGCAAATACTTAAAGGAACCCATAGCATGGCTAAATCCCAGGCTGACAAGTCAAAGGCGTTCAAGCAATACAGTTGATGGTTTGGATGAGAGCAAAAGTTCCAACTCGTCAAACTATGTTTTGTCATATATTTATCCGCTTACTTCCTACACAACGGAATTAAGCGGAGCTATTGTTGTAAATATATATGAAAATCAATTAAGCAAATTAATTAACAGCGACAATCTAAATAATGAGGGATATATAGGCATCATTAATTCAAAAGGTGATGTGGTATCAGATGTGGATAAAACATCGGTTGGCTCAAACATATCCTCCAAGGATTACGTAGCAAGTATACTTACCAACAAACAACAGGTTGGTGACCTGACTACCAGGATTAATGGCAAAAAACATTTGATAACATATACAAAAGCAGACATTAATGATTGGATATTTGTGGGCACATTTTCCCTTGATAATCTTACAAATAGCTTTACTTCCATTAGGATGCTTATAATTTATATATGTGTGGCTCTTCTGGTAATTGGAATTCTTTTGTCCTATTTTATATCACGAAGGTTATACAACCCTGTTAAAAAGCTGGTTAATGACATAAAAAGCAGAAAAGGTATAGATATAATAGGAACTGAAAATGAAGTCACCCTCTTGTCTAAAGCCTTTGATTCTTTGATTAAGCAAGAGGACCATCTTTTTAATACAATTGAGAAAAATACAAGGCACCTTAGGGAGAATTATCTATTAGGGCTTTTAAAAGGCAGGTCTTCAGAGAGTGATGAGCATCAGGATATGTTTTACAACCAGTATTTCATATGTGCAATTATATCTATTGACTGTTTTAATGAATTTGCAGCAAACTTTTCAAGCGATCAGCAGTACTATTTAAAGACAGCTATATTAAGTATATCTCAAGATGTAATCTCGGAATCCATTCCATGTTCGGGACTGGTTATGGAAAAAGATAAAATAGTACTTGTCATTAATCCTGACAAGTCTGATTACTGGAATATTATTGCTGTTTTGAAACAGTGTTTTGGAACGATACAAAAAGAAATTTCCAAGGTAATTGACAGTTCTGTTACTTTCAGCATTGGAAATATTTATAGCAGTCTGACAGATGTAAAAACCTCATATTTTGATGCACAGAATATCTTAAAGCTCAGGTTTATGAAGGGCCATGGAAGCATAATATCCAACGAAGATATATATGATGGAAACAGTAAATACTATTATCCGTTTACATTTGAAAAACAAATTATAAACTTTGTTGATGCAGGCTCTAAAGAAGCCCTTATAAATTCATTGAACGATTTCTTCAATGATATCAAAGAAAACAAAAAGCTCACTTATGACAATGTTATCTTAATTATCAATCAATTGCTTGGAAGCACCATCAAGTACCTCCTTGATTTGAATATAAGTGTAAGTGATATTTTTGGAAACGACTTCAATATATACAGCCAATTGACTGAAATAGAAACATTGGATGATGTAAGCCTGTGGCTGGCAAAAATATACCTTCGCATTATTGAATACTGCGAGAAGCCCAAAGCTGACTCCAGGACACATATTAACAATATCTTGAACTATATACATAAAAACTACAAAAAGGATATTGATATAAACATGCTGGCTGATCATGTAGGCTTAAGCTATTCACATGTTCGTAAGATATTTAATGATGAAACGGGAGAAAACATAGTAAACTATATAAACAATTTAAGAATAGAAGAGGCACAGAGACTTTTAAGGCAAACTGACCTTAATATAAACGAAATCGCACTTAGCCTGGGATATAATAACAATCAGAGCTTTAACCGATTCTTTAAGAAGTATGTTGGTATAACACCCGGTGAGTACAGAAATATAAAGGCGAAGGCAATATAA